A genomic stretch from Serratia entomophila includes:
- the hslV gene encoding ATP-dependent protease subunit HslV, with product MTTIVSVRRNGQVVIGGDGQATLGNTVMKGNVKKVRRLYNDKVIAGFAGGTADAFTLFELFERKLEMHQGHLVKAAVELAKDWRTDRMLRKLEALLAVADEHSSLIITGNGDVIQPENDLIAIGSGGPYAQAAARAMLENTELSAREIVDKSLNIAGDICIYTNHFHTIEELPSKA from the coding sequence GTGACAACAATTGTAAGCGTACGCCGCAACGGCCAGGTAGTGATCGGTGGCGATGGCCAGGCTACCCTGGGCAACACGGTGATGAAGGGCAACGTCAAGAAAGTGCGTCGCCTGTATAACGACAAAGTGATTGCCGGATTCGCCGGCGGCACTGCGGATGCCTTCACGCTGTTCGAGCTGTTTGAGCGCAAGCTGGAAATGCATCAGGGCCACCTGGTGAAAGCCGCCGTCGAACTGGCGAAAGACTGGCGCACCGACCGCATGCTGCGCAAACTCGAGGCGCTGCTGGCCGTCGCCGACGAGCACTCCTCGCTGATCATCACCGGCAACGGTGACGTCATTCAGCCGGAGAACGATTTGATTGCCATCGGCTCCGGCGGCCCTTATGCCCAGGCCGCTGCCCGTGCGATGTTGGAAAATACCGAGCTGAGCGCCCGCGAGATCGTTGATAAGTCTCTCAACATCGCCGGCGACATCTGTATTTACACCAACCACTTCCACACCATCGAAGAATTGCCTTCCAAAGCGTAA
- the ftsN gene encoding cell division protein FtsN, producing MAQKDYVSRGRAAGAKRKTPSRKKRSSPKVSKTVLALAAALLVVFIGGLYFITHNKPDDAPLLPAHGNRPGNGLPPKPEERWRYIKELENRQIGVQTPTEPTAGGEVNSKTQLTAEQRQLLEQMQADMQQRPTQLNEVPYNDPSQAAARSNSRQQQMQQQQMQQQVQQQQQVAQPRNPFNNGATTAPVQQHQPAAQPKPAAPKPVTPPPVQVKQPEPKPQPKPEAKPEVKQEAKPEAKQETAKQETKPESKQKWMVQCGSFRAADQAESVRARLAFEGIESRITAGGGWNRVVLGPYSSRATADKTLSRLKGVGMSSCIPLSVGG from the coding sequence GTGGCACAAAAAGACTATGTAAGCCGTGGGCGCGCAGCAGGAGCTAAGCGCAAAACCCCCAGCCGTAAAAAACGCAGTTCTCCGAAGGTTTCCAAAACCGTGCTGGCGCTGGCCGCCGCACTGCTGGTTGTCTTTATCGGTGGCCTCTATTTCATTACGCACAACAAGCCGGACGACGCGCCGCTGCTGCCTGCGCACGGCAATCGCCCAGGCAACGGCCTGCCGCCGAAACCGGAAGAGCGCTGGCGTTACATCAAAGAGCTGGAGAATCGCCAGATTGGCGTGCAGACCCCGACCGAACCTACGGCCGGCGGTGAAGTGAACTCCAAAACCCAGCTGACCGCCGAACAGCGCCAACTGCTGGAGCAAATGCAGGCCGATATGCAACAGCGCCCAACGCAGCTGAATGAAGTGCCGTACAACGACCCTTCACAGGCCGCCGCGCGCAGCAATAGCCGCCAGCAGCAGATGCAGCAACAGCAGATGCAGCAACAGGTTCAGCAACAGCAGCAGGTCGCTCAGCCGCGCAATCCGTTCAACAACGGCGCGACCACCGCGCCGGTGCAGCAGCACCAGCCGGCGGCTCAACCGAAGCCGGCCGCGCCGAAACCGGTCACCCCACCGCCAGTGCAGGTGAAACAGCCGGAGCCTAAGCCGCAGCCGAAACCTGAGGCCAAGCCTGAAGTGAAGCAGGAAGCCAAACCGGAAGCGAAGCAAGAAACGGCCAAGCAGGAGACCAAGCCTGAGTCCAAACAGAAATGGATGGTGCAGTGCGGTTCATTCCGCGCCGCCGATCAGGCCGAATCCGTGCGGGCGCGCCTGGCGTTTGAAGGTATCGAAAGCCGCATTACCGCCGGCGGCGGCTGGAATCGCGTAGTCCTCGGCCCATACAGCAGCCGCGCAACCGCGGACAAAACCCTTTCGCGCCTGAAGGGCGTTGGCATGTCGAGTTGCATTCCCCTCTCCGTTGGGGGTTGA